Proteins co-encoded in one Ictalurus furcatus strain D&B chromosome 9, Billie_1.0, whole genome shotgun sequence genomic window:
- the LOC128613113 gene encoding ovarian cancer G-protein coupled receptor 1 produces the protein MLNMSEDRINCTIDHKIHQYLFSVTYILVLLVGFPTNAYALYHAWLQLKARNELGVYLLNLTMSDLLYLASLPVWLQYIFYGDNWVYSEWTCQLCGFLLYDNIYISIGFLCCISIDRYLAVVYPLRFSSLRTMKAAVLVSAIVWIKELAVGIVFFQHKELSVDESNQFVCFEHYPMQKWEHPINYYRFYVGFLFPLGILSVSYFRVLRAVGKSAGTQTAQKKRIKSLVTITIIIFLVCFSPYHIFLLVRTLLETDCSFVEKIFDYYHFSLLLTALNCVADPALYCFVSESVQHSIQQAAEACAHVLCCCSKCESGYNTDSGEAATPNGNGTGTSVVKLLQQTKMEL, from the coding sequence ATGCTGAACATGTCAGAAGACCGGATCAACTGTACCATCGACCACAAAATTCACCAGTACCTCTTTTCTGTCACCTACATCCTGGTCTTACTGGTGGGATTTCCTACCAATGCCTATGCGCTCTACCATGCCTGGCTGCAGCTGAAGGCTCGCAATGAACTGGGGGTTTACCTGCTTAACCTGACCATGTCTGACCTTCTGTACCTGGCCTCTTTGCCTGTCTGGCTCCAGTACATCTTTTACGGAGATAACTGGGTATACAGTGAGTGGACTTGCCAATTGTGTGGCTTCCTGCTCTATGACAACATCTATATCAGCATCGGTTTCCTGTGCTGTATCTCAATAGATCGTTATCTGGCTGTGGTCTACCCCCTCCGCTTCTCCTCACTCCGCACCATGAAAGCAGCAGTACTGGTCAGTGCCATAGTGTGGATCAAGGAACTTGCTGTCGGCATTGTCTTTTTCCAGCACAAGGAGCTAAGCGTAGATGAGTCTAACCAGTTTGTGTGTTTCGAGCACTATCCCATGCAGAAATGGGAGCATCCTATAAACTACTACCGTTTCTATGTGGGCTTCCTGTTTCCATTAGGAATCCTTTCTGTCTCGTACTTTCGGGTCCTACGGGCTGTTGGCAAGAGTGCAGGGACGCAGACTGCCCAGAAAAAACGCATCAAAAGCCTggtcaccatcaccatcatcatcttcctggTGTGCTTTTCGCCATACCACATCTTTCTGCTGGTGCGGACGCTCCTGGAGACTGACTGCTCTTTTGTCGAGAAGATTTTTGACTATTACCACTTCTCGCTCTTGCTCACTGCTTTGAATTGTGTGGCTGACCCAGCACTTTACTGCTTTGTCAGTGAAAGTGTCCAGCACAGCATCCAACAAGCTGCAGAGGCTTGTGCCCATGTTCTCTGCTGCTGCTCCAAATGTGAGAGTGGCTACAACACGGACTCCGGCGAAGCAGCAACACCTAATGGCAATGGCACAGGCACCTCTGTGGTCAAACTGCTGCAGCAAACCAAGATGGAACTGTGA